A portion of the Blastochloris tepida genome contains these proteins:
- a CDS encoding RT0821/Lpp0805 family surface protein produces MSVRQSLAAAATVLALGGCATNDGGPGPKTVVGAGTGAIIGGLAGSAIGRGDAGSVVAGALIGGLLGGAIGASLDEQDRQRAYAAEMDALESGRSGAPVAWRNPDSGHYGTVVPGPAFDRGGRNCREYTHTIYIDGRPQTARGTACRQPDGTWQPMN; encoded by the coding sequence ATGTCCGTCCGCCAGTCCCTCGCCGCGGCCGCCACCGTCCTTGCGCTCGGCGGCTGCGCCACCAATGATGGCGGCCCCGGCCCCAAGACCGTGGTCGGCGCCGGCACCGGCGCCATCATCGGCGGGCTGGCCGGCAGCGCCATCGGCCGCGGCGACGCCGGCTCGGTGGTGGCGGGCGCGCTGATCGGCGGCCTGCTCGGCGGCGCCATCGGGGCCTCGCTCGACGAGCAGGACCGCCAGCGCGCCTATGCCGCGGAAATGGACGCGCTGGAGAGCGGCCGCTCGGGCGCCCCGGTGGCGTGGCGCAACCCGGACAGCGGCCATTACGGCACCGTCGTGCCGGGCCCGGCGTTCGACCGCGGCGGCCGCAACTGCCGCGAATACACCCACACCATCTATATCGACGGCCGGCCGCAGACCGCGCGCGGCACCGCCTGCCGCCAGCCCGACGGCACGTGGCAGCCGATGAATTGA
- a CDS encoding sensor histidine kinase, with translation MTDAAPEPAQRPAPKPAPPARASASLALRLFVTAAIVTTLVLAVTGAGLSQLYSDSVERAFDRRLNIYLKALVAEVTVSEADAEDGDLGEPLFDLPLSGWYWQVARLDSDPPAARASRSLYDHALERLDARDLEPDADGVRHGYAAGPRGETLRVAERTLDLGEGGRLLVAVGGDAGEIAEEAALFDRALAVTFGVLALALIVSALVQVRYGLRPLQALSRRLVAIRAGSAERLEGPFPREIAPLADELNALIAANREIVERARTHVGNLAHALKTPLSVLLNEADGRDDALAAKVREQVTLMRRDVSRHLDRARTAARAANAASLTEVAPVISGLVRTLEKIHAERALAFAIRVDPGVRFRGERHDLEEMLGNLIDNAAKWAAGRVEIEVFAEPAPGAERRFLRVVVDDDGPGLTADQRALVVKRGRRLDETKPGSGFGLAIVVETAADHGGRLVLGSAPIGGLRAELILPAG, from the coding sequence ATGACCGACGCCGCCCCAGAGCCCGCACAACGCCCCGCCCCGAAGCCCGCGCCGCCCGCCCGGGCCAGCGCCTCGCTGGCGCTGCGGCTGTTCGTGACGGCGGCGATCGTCACCACCCTGGTGCTGGCCGTGACCGGCGCCGGCCTGTCGCAGCTCTATTCCGACTCGGTGGAGCGGGCGTTCGACCGGCGGCTCAACATCTATCTCAAGGCGCTGGTGGCCGAGGTCACGGTGTCGGAGGCCGACGCCGAGGACGGCGATCTCGGCGAGCCGCTGTTCGATCTGCCGCTGTCGGGCTGGTACTGGCAGGTGGCGCGCCTCGACAGCGACCCGCCGGCCGCCCGCGCCTCGCGCTCGCTCTACGACCACGCGCTGGAGCGGCTCGACGCGCGCGACCTGGAGCCGGACGCCGACGGCGTGCGCCATGGCTATGCCGCGGGTCCGCGCGGCGAGACGCTGCGGGTGGCCGAGCGCACGCTCGACCTCGGCGAGGGCGGCCGGCTGCTGGTCGCGGTCGGCGGCGATGCCGGCGAGATCGCCGAGGAGGCCGCCCTGTTCGACCGGGCGCTCGCCGTCACCTTCGGCGTGCTCGCCCTGGCGCTGATCGTCTCGGCGCTGGTGCAGGTGCGCTACGGGCTCAGGCCGCTGCAGGCGCTGTCGCGCCGGCTGGTGGCGATCCGCGCCGGCTCGGCCGAGCGGCTGGAGGGGCCGTTCCCGCGCGAGATCGCGCCGCTCGCCGACGAGCTCAACGCGCTCATCGCCGCCAATCGCGAGATCGTCGAGCGCGCCCGCACCCATGTCGGCAATCTCGCCCATGCGCTGAAGACGCCGCTGTCGGTGCTGCTCAACGAGGCCGATGGCCGCGACGACGCGCTGGCCGCCAAGGTGCGCGAGCAGGTCACGTTGATGCGCCGCGACGTCTCGCGCCATCTCGACCGCGCCCGCACCGCCGCCCGCGCCGCCAACGCGGCGAGCCTCACCGAGGTTGCGCCGGTGATTTCCGGGCTGGTGCGCACGCTGGAGAAGATCCACGCCGAGCGCGCCCTCGCCTTCGCCATCCGGGTCGATCCCGGCGTGCGCTTCCGCGGCGAGCGGCACGACCTGGAGGAGATGCTGGGAAACCTGATCGACAACGCCGCCAAATGGGCGGCGGGCCGGGTGGAGATCGAGGTTTTTGCCGAGCCTGCGCCCGGCGCGGAGCGGCGGTTCCTGCGGGTGGTGGTCGATGATGACGGGCCGGGCCTCACCGCCGACCAGCGCGCATTGGTGGTGAAGCGCGGCCGCCGACTCGACGAGACCAAACCCGGCTCGGGCTTCGGGCTCGCCATCGTGGTCGAGACCGCCGCCGATCATGGCGGGCGGCTGGTGCTGGGCAGCGCGCCGATCGGCGGCCTCAGGGCCGAGCTGATCCTGCCGGCGGGGTGA
- a CDS encoding IS110 family transposase gives MLAMLPHPTPFATHLVGIDVSKDWLDIAFDDTKVERVDNTPAALQRLARRLVKAGLTTAGLEPTGGYERLAVAVLREAGLTVLQVDSWRCRQFAKACGQRAKSDPLDARIIRAFMLHHPCRPFPEPSQAQSDLTAWVREITRAEADIRRLENRKAHPTLAAITARLDAEIAALRETVAAAEQAIEALIAADPAMDAKAKIITSVPGIANKTARVLLAEAPELGRFTPRQAGAIGGCAPYRNDSGKARRPAHIEAGRRALKRACYLAAFAAIHWNPWAKQLYADLKARGKPAKVALIAIARKLLTILNAMIRDNKPWRDPKTA, from the coding sequence ATGCTTGCCATGCTGCCACACCCGACGCCGTTTGCCACCCACCTTGTGGGCATCGATGTCTCCAAGGACTGGCTCGACATCGCCTTCGACGACACCAAGGTCGAGCGCGTCGATAACACCCCCGCGGCTCTCCAGCGCTTGGCCAGGCGCCTGGTGAAGGCCGGGCTCACCACCGCCGGCCTGGAGCCGACCGGCGGCTATGAACGCCTGGCGGTCGCGGTGCTGCGCGAGGCCGGCCTCACCGTGCTGCAGGTCGACAGCTGGCGCTGCCGCCAGTTCGCCAAGGCCTGCGGCCAGCGCGCCAAGAGCGATCCGCTCGACGCCCGCATCATCCGCGCCTTCATGCTGCATCACCCCTGCCGGCCGTTCCCGGAGCCCTCGCAAGCGCAGAGCGACCTGACCGCCTGGGTGCGCGAAATCACCCGCGCCGAGGCCGACATCCGCCGCCTCGAGAACCGCAAGGCCCACCCCACCCTGGCGGCCATCACCGCCCGGCTCGATGCCGAAATCGCCGCCCTGCGCGAGACCGTCGCCGCGGCCGAACAGGCCATCGAGGCGTTGATCGCCGCCGATCCGGCGATGGACGCCAAGGCCAAGATCATCACCTCGGTGCCGGGGATCGCCAACAAGACGGCCCGCGTCCTGCTCGCAGAAGCTCCCGAACTCGGCCGGTTCACCCCCCGCCAAGCCGGTGCCATCGGCGGCTGCGCACCCTATCGCAACGACAGCGGCAAAGCGCGGCGGCCGGCCCATATCGAGGCCGGACGCCGCGCGCTCAAGCGCGCCTGCTATCTCGCCGCCTTCGCCGCCATCCACTGGAACCCGTGGGCCAAACAGCTCTACGCCGACCTCAAAGCCCGCGGAAAACCCGCCAAGGTCGCCCTCATCGCCATCGCTCGAAAGCTCCTGACCATCCTCAACGCCATGATTCGAGACAACAAACCCTGGCGAGACCCCAAAACCGCATGA
- a CDS encoding DUF3168 domain-containing protein, whose amino-acid sequence MSAAVALRAAIFAALANDAALAAVLGGAKIHDEPPRTLDFPFVTLGEAEMRDAATMTEGGEETTLTLHVHSRQGGHREAHAVVGAVMEALIDAPLPLAGHHLANLRVATADVRRGEDGRTYHGRIRLRAVTEPA is encoded by the coding sequence ATGTCCGCCGCTGTCGCATTGCGCGCCGCGATCTTCGCCGCGCTCGCCAATGATGCCGCGCTCGCCGCCGTGCTGGGCGGCGCCAAGATTCATGACGAGCCGCCGAGGACGCTCGACTTTCCCTTCGTCACGCTGGGCGAGGCGGAGATGCGCGACGCCGCGACCATGACGGAAGGCGGCGAGGAGACCACGCTGACGCTACACGTCCATTCGCGCCAGGGCGGCCACCGCGAGGCGCACGCCGTGGTCGGCGCGGTGATGGAGGCGCTGATCGACGCGCCGCTGCCGCTCGCCGGCCATCATCTGGCGAATCTGCGCGTCGCCACCGCCGATGTGCGCCGCGGCGAGGACGGTCGCACCTATCACGGCCGCATCCGCCTGCGCGCGGTGACCGAGCCGGCGTGA
- a CDS encoding phage major capsid protein, protein MTVASPETKAITPEMQAAHDALNDTFAAYRDANDERLAALERRSSADVLSEEKVARIDAALERQQAILDELAVKARRPALGTGERAGDDAARREHKSAFDAYVRTGETAGLKRLEKKALSAGTGADGGYTVTVEVEREIGRRLAAISPIRAISGVREISLGTYRKPFMTTGFSAGWVAETGARAQTNTPTLDELAFPAAELYAMPAATPTLLEDSAIDIEQWIAAEVETAFAEQEGTAFVTGDGNGKPKGFVACTTVANSAWQWGKLGFVATGAAGAFPAANPSDVLVDLVYALRAGYRQNGTFVMNRKTQSAVRKFKDAQGNYLWQPPASADGRASLMTFPIVEAEDMPDIGANALAIAFGDFRRGYLVVDRQGVRILRDPYSAKPYVLFYTTKRVGGGVQDFDAIKLLKFAES, encoded by the coding sequence ATGACCGTCGCCTCGCCCGAGACCAAGGCCATCACCCCTGAGATGCAGGCCGCGCACGATGCGCTCAACGACACCTTCGCCGCCTATCGCGACGCCAATGACGAGCGGCTCGCGGCGCTGGAGCGGCGTTCGTCCGCCGACGTGCTGAGCGAGGAGAAGGTGGCGCGCATCGACGCCGCGCTGGAGCGCCAGCAGGCGATCCTCGACGAGCTGGCGGTGAAGGCGCGCCGCCCGGCGCTCGGCACCGGCGAGCGCGCGGGCGACGATGCCGCGCGCCGCGAGCACAAGTCGGCGTTCGATGCCTATGTGCGCACCGGCGAGACCGCGGGCCTGAAGCGGCTGGAGAAGAAGGCGCTGTCGGCCGGCACAGGCGCCGACGGCGGCTACACCGTGACCGTCGAGGTCGAGCGCGAGATCGGCCGGCGCCTCGCCGCCATCTCGCCGATCCGCGCCATCTCCGGCGTGCGCGAGATCTCGCTTGGCACCTATCGCAAACCGTTCATGACCACCGGCTTCTCCGCCGGCTGGGTCGCCGAGACCGGCGCCCGCGCCCAGACCAATACGCCCACGCTCGACGAGCTGGCGTTTCCCGCGGCCGAGCTCTACGCCATGCCGGCGGCGACACCGACGCTCTTGGAAGACTCCGCCATCGACATCGAGCAGTGGATCGCCGCGGAAGTGGAGACCGCGTTCGCCGAGCAGGAGGGCACGGCGTTCGTCACCGGCGACGGCAACGGCAAGCCCAAGGGCTTTGTCGCCTGCACCACCGTCGCCAATTCGGCCTGGCAGTGGGGCAAGCTCGGCTTCGTCGCCACCGGCGCCGCCGGGGCGTTCCCGGCGGCCAATCCGTCCGACGTGCTGGTCGATCTGGTCTATGCGCTGCGCGCCGGCTATCGCCAGAACGGCACCTTTGTGATGAACCGCAAGACCCAGAGCGCAGTGCGCAAGTTCAAGGACGCGCAGGGCAACTATCTGTGGCAGCCGCCGGCGAGCGCCGATGGCCGCGCGTCGCTGATGACGTTCCCCATCGTCGAAGCCGAGGACATGCCGGACATCGGCGCGAATGCGCTTGCCATCGCGTTTGGCGATTTCCGCCGCGGCTATCTGGTGGTCGACCGCCAGGGGGTGCGGATTTTGCGCGATCCCTATTCCGCCAAGCCCTACGTGCTGTTCTACACCACCAAGCGCGTCGGCGGCGGCGTGCAGGATTTCGACGCCATCAAGCTGTTGAAGTTCGCCGAGAGTTGA
- a CDS encoding S1 family peptidase, with protein MTAKQLALGAALAALITPAAVMPVQAIVGGAPADPALKAHLVEVVSNHGACSGVVVGRNLVLTAGHCVDQPGAYAVLVRGGATPTVVEIDGAAIHPAWTRAHYQQRKPSPDVALVRTRSPLPAQFRPIALSSAPGLPAVGTPITLAGFGLSEEGNPRSGGVLRQVPTTVLLRYVTAQVKLAPTGSKPAGACDLDSGGAALTSENGRPALAGIIAWSAGDGGRNCGAASAITATGAMADWLPGAAKKLGGRLGE; from the coding sequence ATGACCGCGAAACAGCTTGCTCTCGGCGCGGCGCTGGCCGCCCTCATCACGCCCGCAGCCGTCATGCCGGTGCAGGCCATCGTCGGTGGCGCGCCGGCCGATCCGGCGCTCAAGGCGCACCTCGTCGAGGTCGTCTCCAACCACGGCGCCTGCTCGGGCGTGGTGGTCGGCCGCAATCTGGTGCTCACCGCCGGCCATTGCGTCGACCAGCCCGGCGCCTACGCCGTGCTGGTGCGCGGCGGCGCCACCCCGACCGTGGTGGAGATCGACGGCGCGGCGATCCACCCGGCCTGGACCCGCGCGCACTATCAGCAGCGGAAGCCCTCGCCCGACGTGGCGCTGGTGCGCACCCGCAGCCCCCTGCCCGCGCAGTTCCGGCCGATCGCGCTTTCAAGCGCGCCCGGCCTGCCGGCGGTGGGCACGCCGATCACGCTCGCCGGCTTCGGCCTGTCGGAAGAGGGCAATCCGCGCAGCGGCGGCGTGCTGCGGCAGGTGCCGACCACGGTGCTGCTGCGCTACGTCACCGCGCAGGTGAAGCTCGCGCCCACCGGCAGCAAGCCGGCCGGCGCCTGCGATCTCGATTCCGGCGGCGCTGCGCTGACCAGCGAGAACGGCCGGCCGGCGCTCGCCGGCATCATCGCCTGGAGCGCCGGCGACGGCGGGCGCAATTGCGGTGCCGCCAGCGCGATCACCGCCACCGGCGCGATGGCCGACTGGCTGCCCGGCGCGGCGAAGAAGCTCGGCGGCCGGCTGGGGGAGTGA
- a CDS encoding DNA-packaging protein — protein sequence MTEPCLATIPGCGPSWRAVWRSWKASGREGEFLARLTDDQLDDFLHEWRSWARPAQWPPAAAADGAPWTIWLMLGGRGSGKTRAGAEWVRALALGRPPAARAPTSPIALVGETAADVREVMVEGVSGLLRIHARFERPRWLPSRRRLEWPNGAVAQTFSADDPEQLRGPQFAAAWCDEIAKWSRAEEAFDMLQFALRLGEAPRQVVTTTPRAVPIVRRLVADPRVAVARMTTAENALNLAPGFLDAIVGRYRGTRLGRQELMGELIEDRAGTLFPRDLIERCRIAVPPPLARIVVAVDPPASAHRTSDACGIVAAGRTEDGRLCVLADDTARGLRPAQWAARALALYHRLEADALIAEANQGGEMVRSVFADADSSVPVRLVHARRGKWLRAEPIAQLYEQGKVAHAGAFPALEDEMADFAHDGLSDGRSPDRLDALVWALTSLTEPDTQPRVRRV from the coding sequence ATGACCGAACCCTGCCTCGCGACTATTCCGGGCTGCGGACCGAGCTGGCGCGCCGTCTGGCGGAGCTGGAAGGCGAGCGGCCGGGAGGGGGAGTTCCTGGCCCGCCTGACGGATGACCAGCTCGACGACTTCCTGCACGAATGGCGCTCCTGGGCGCGCCCGGCGCAGTGGCCGCCCGCGGCCGCCGCCGATGGCGCACCGTGGACGATCTGGCTGATGCTGGGCGGGCGCGGCTCGGGCAAGACCCGGGCCGGCGCCGAATGGGTGCGGGCGCTGGCGCTGGGCCGCCCGCCGGCCGCGCGCGCGCCGACCTCGCCGATCGCGCTGGTCGGCGAGACGGCGGCCGACGTGCGCGAGGTGATGGTGGAGGGCGTCTCCGGCCTGCTGCGCATCCATGCCCGCTTCGAGCGGCCGCGCTGGCTGCCCTCGCGCCGCCGCCTGGAATGGCCGAACGGCGCGGTGGCGCAGACCTTTTCCGCCGACGATCCCGAGCAGTTGCGCGGCCCGCAGTTCGCCGCCGCCTGGTGCGACGAGATCGCCAAATGGAGCCGCGCCGAGGAGGCGTTCGACATGCTGCAGTTCGCACTTCGTCTGGGCGAGGCGCCGCGCCAGGTGGTCACCACCACGCCGCGCGCCGTGCCGATCGTGCGCCGGCTGGTCGCCGACCCGCGCGTGGCGGTGGCGCGCATGACCACCGCCGAGAACGCGCTGAACCTCGCGCCGGGCTTTCTCGATGCCATCGTCGGCCGTTATCGCGGCACGCGGCTCGGCCGCCAGGAGCTGATGGGCGAGCTGATCGAGGACCGCGCCGGCACGCTGTTTCCGCGCGACCTGATCGAGCGCTGCCGCATCGCCGTGCCGCCGCCGCTGGCCCGCATCGTCGTGGCGGTCGATCCGCCGGCCTCCGCCCACCGCACCTCGGACGCCTGCGGCATCGTCGCGGCGGGGCGCACCGAGGACGGCCGGCTCTGCGTGCTCGCCGACGACACCGCGCGCGGCCTGCGCCCGGCGCAATGGGCGGCGCGGGCGCTCGCGCTCTATCATCGGCTCGAAGCCGATGCGCTGATCGCCGAGGCCAACCAGGGCGGCGAGATGGTGCGCAGCGTGTTCGCGGATGCGGATTCATCGGTGCCGGTGCGCCTCGTCCACGCCCGCCGCGGCAAATGGTTGCGCGCCGAGCCGATCGCCCAGCTCTACGAGCAGGGCAAAGTGGCGCACGCCGGCGCCTTCCCGGCGCTTGAGGACGAGATGGCCGACTTCGCCCATGACGGCCTGTCGGATGGCCGCTCGCCCGACCGCCTCGACGCGCTGGTGTGGGCGCTCACCAGCCTCACCGAGCCCGACACCCAGCCAAGGGTGCGGCGGGTGTGA
- a CDS encoding phage major tail protein, TP901-1 family, translating into MPAQKGKDLLLKVNDGGSFVTVAGLRTNRFALNAQTIDVTHAESAGRWRELLSGAGVRKASVAGSGIFKDAASDARLRQLAFDGEVASFQLVVPDFGVIEGPFQITALEYAGRFDGEVTHDIALESAGALSFTAL; encoded by the coding sequence ATGCCCGCCCAGAAAGGCAAGGATCTGCTGCTCAAGGTGAACGATGGCGGAAGCTTCGTCACCGTCGCCGGCCTGCGCACCAACCGCTTTGCGCTCAACGCCCAGACCATCGACGTCACCCACGCCGAGAGTGCCGGCCGCTGGCGCGAGCTGCTGTCGGGCGCGGGCGTGCGCAAGGCCAGCGTCGCCGGCTCCGGCATCTTCAAGGATGCCGCGTCGGATGCGCGCCTGCGCCAGCTCGCCTTCGACGGCGAGGTCGCGAGCTTCCAGCTCGTGGTGCCGGATTTCGGCGTCATCGAGGGACCGTTCCAGATCACCGCGCTGGAATATGCCGGCCGCTTCGACGGCGAGGTGACGCACGACATTGCGCTGGAATCGGCCGGCGCGCTGAGCTTCACCGCGCTGTGA
- a CDS encoding IS110 family transposase: MLAMLPHPTPFATHLVGIDVSKDWLDIAFDDTKVERVDNTPAALQRLARRLVKAGLTTAGLEPTGGYERLAVAVLREAGLTVLQVDSWRCRQFAKACGQRAKSDPLDARIIRAFMLHHPCRPFPEPSQAQSDLTAWVREITRAEADIRRLENRKAHPTLAAITARLDAEIAALRETVAAAEQAIEALIAADPAMDAKAKIITSVPGIANKTARVLLAEAPELGQFSPRQAGAIGGCAPYRNDSGKARRPAHIEAGRRALKRACYLAAFAAIHWNPWAKQLYADLKARGKPAKVALIAIARKLLTILNAMIRDNKPWRDPKTA, from the coding sequence ATGCTTGCCATGCTGCCACACCCGACGCCGTTTGCCACCCACCTTGTGGGCATCGATGTCTCCAAGGACTGGCTCGACATCGCCTTCGACGACACCAAGGTCGAGCGCGTCGATAACACCCCCGCGGCTCTCCAGCGCTTGGCCAGGCGCCTGGTGAAGGCCGGGCTCACCACCGCCGGCCTGGAGCCGACCGGCGGCTATGAACGCCTGGCGGTCGCGGTGCTGCGCGAGGCCGGCCTCACCGTGCTGCAGGTCGACAGCTGGCGCTGCCGCCAGTTCGCCAAGGCCTGCGGCCAGCGCGCCAAGAGCGATCCGCTCGACGCCCGCATCATCCGCGCCTTCATGCTGCATCACCCCTGCCGGCCGTTCCCGGAGCCCTCGCAAGCGCAGAGCGACCTGACCGCCTGGGTGCGCGAAATCACCCGCGCCGAGGCCGACATCCGCCGCCTCGAGAACCGCAAGGCCCACCCCACCCTGGCGGCCATCACCGCCCGGCTCGATGCCGAAATCGCCGCCCTGCGCGAGACCGTCGCCGCGGCCGAACAGGCCATCGAGGCGTTGATCGCCGCCGATCCGGCGATGGACGCCAAGGCCAAGATCATCACCTCGGTGCCGGGGATCGCCAACAAGACGGCCCGCGTCCTGCTCGCAGAAGCTCCCGAACTCGGCCAGTTCAGCCCCCGCCAAGCCGGTGCCATCGGCGGCTGCGCACCCTATCGCAACGACAGCGGCAAAGCGCGGCGGCCGGCCCATATCGAGGCCGGACGCCGCGCGCTCAAGCGCGCCTGCTATCTCGCCGCCTTCGCCGCCATCCACTGGAACCCGTGGGCCAAACAGCTCTACGCCGACCTCAAAGCCCGCGGAAAACCCGCCAAGGTCGCCCTCATCGCCATCGCCAGAAAGCTCCTGACCATCCTCAACGCCATGATTCGAGACAACAAACCCTGGCGAGACCCCAAAACCGCATGA
- a CDS encoding head-tail connector protein: MPLSLLTPPAAEPVTLAAMKTYLRVEHDDEDELILGLIAAARRACEAATRRVLIAQAWRLTRARWPRDGQIDVALAPLISVVAARIRNADGGESAIDAARFRVVAGAAPGLILARHPLPAPAAGGAIEIDITIGYGMEAAALPADLVEAVRRLAAHFYDSRGLPADGAAALPADVAALLAPHRVVSL; this comes from the coding sequence ATGCCCCTGTCTCTTCTCACCCCGCCCGCGGCGGAGCCGGTGACGCTTGCCGCGATGAAGACCTATCTGCGCGTCGAGCACGACGACGAGGACGAACTGATCTTGGGCCTCATCGCGGCGGCGCGGCGGGCGTGCGAGGCGGCGACGCGCCGTGTCCTCATCGCCCAGGCCTGGCGGCTCACCCGCGCGCGCTGGCCGCGCGACGGCCAGATCGACGTGGCGCTGGCGCCGCTGATTTCGGTCGTCGCCGCGCGCATCCGCAACGCCGACGGCGGCGAGAGCGCGATCGATGCCGCTCGCTTCCGCGTGGTGGCGGGCGCCGCCCCCGGCCTCATTCTGGCGCGGCATCCGCTGCCCGCGCCGGCAGCCGGCGGCGCCATCGAGATCGACATCACGATCGGCTATGGCATGGAGGCCGCCGCGCTGCCGGCCGATCTGGTCGAGGCGGTGCGCCGTCTCGCCGCCCATTTCTACGACAGTCGCGGCCTGCCGGCGGATGGTGCCGCCGCGCTGCCGGCCGATGTGGCGGCGCTGCTCGCGCCCCATCGCGTGGTGTCGCTGTGA
- a CDS encoding phage head closure protein — translation MTAAADLSTRLVIEAPHEVPDGAGGVTRTFVDAGRLWAKLAPLAMDARVIADSSLGVLTHRATVRARAELSTAHRLRLGARRFRIRAVRDAGRFLELLLEEERG, via the coding sequence GTGACCGCGGCGGCCGATCTTTCCACCCGCCTCGTCATCGAGGCGCCGCACGAGGTGCCGGACGGTGCGGGCGGCGTCACGCGCACCTTCGTCGATGCCGGCCGGCTGTGGGCGAAGCTTGCGCCGCTGGCGATGGACGCGCGGGTGATTGCCGACAGCAGCCTCGGCGTGCTCACCCACCGTGCCACGGTGCGTGCGCGCGCGGAGCTTTCCACCGCGCATCGCCTGCGCCTCGGCGCGCGCCGCTTCCGCATCCGCGCCGTGCGCGACGCTGGCCGCTTCCTTGAGCTGTTGCTGGAAGAGGAGCGGGGGTGA